The nucleotide sequence CCTCGCCTCCGATGTGCTGCCCATCGCCGCGGGCACCGTCGCCGGCCGCAAGTTCCGCTGGCAGGCACTCGCCGACGGAAAGCCGGTGATCACCGCCGCGGTCAACTGGCTGATGGGGCAGGCCGACATGGACCCGGACTGGTCGTTCGGGGAGCGCGGCGAACGTTTCGAGATCGAGATCACCGGCGACCCGAGCGTGAGTCTGGTGTTCAAAGGCCTGCAGCCAACATCGATTGCCGAAGGGCTGCAACGAAACCCCGGCGTCGTCGCGACCGCCAATCACTGCGTCAACGCCATCCCCGTTGTCTGCGCCGCCGATCCCGGCATCGCGACCTACCTGGATCTGCCGCTGTTCGCCGGCCGGCCGGCACGAGCCAGTCGAGGTCCCGAGCGGTGAGCTACTCGCATCCGGAATCACTACGGGGGCATGTCGCGATTGTCACCGGCGCCGCCCGCGGGGTCGGCAAGGGCGTCGCGGCCGCGCTCCTCGAACGTGGCGCCGCGGTGCTGCTGGTCGACATCCTCGACCAGGCCCTGGCCGCCACCACCGCCGAACTCGATTCGACGGGTCGCGCCGAAATGCTGGTCGCCGACCTGCGCGATCCCGACAGCGCGCAGCGGATCGTCGCGGCCGCGGTCGACGCCTTCGGCACGGTACACGGCCTGGTCAACAACGCCATCGCGACCAACGAGCCCAAACCATTCGTCGAGATCACCACCGAGGATCTGGCCCTGGACCATGACGTCGGCCCGCGGGCGACGTTTCTGCTGATGCAAGCGGTGTACCCGGTGATGGTCGAGGCTGGCGGGGGCTCGATCGTGAACCTGGGCTCAGGAACCGGCACCGGCGGGGAAGC is from Mycobacterium marinum and encodes:
- a CDS encoding SDR family NAD(P)-dependent oxidoreductase; this encodes MSYSHPESLRGHVAIVTGAARGVGKGVAAALLERGAAVLLVDILDQALAATTAELDSTGRAEMLVADLRDPDSAQRIVAAAVDAFGTVHGLVNNAIATNEPKPFVEITTEDLALDHDVGPRATFLLMQAVYPVMVEAGGGSIVNLGSGTGTGGEAKWGGYAAAKEAIRGLSKVAALEWGRDNIRVNVICPFAESDGVKLWKQFAPDDYAKALRRVPMRRIGDVRTDVGALVAFLLSTDASFITAQTIHVDGGTGCFR